The following is a genomic window from Methanoplanus sp. FWC-SCC4.
CTTTGAACGCATCTTAAAGCCGGAGAGATGCATAACCATATCCATCGGATCGTCTGCTTTTAGGGAGTCCCATTCCGGCTTTTTTTCAAGCGATGTGGTAAGTCCCAGGCATTCCAGGAGAACAAGCGGGTTTTCAATTACAACTTTCCCGTCCCTTACTTTGTGAAGAACCAGAATCTCTTCCAAAATAGGTTTCCCTGCACCATCAGCAGGGAGAGTCAGAATTCCATCTCTAAACTCCCCGTGATCCATGACAAAATCAGAGAGCTCTTTTATCTCACTGCACTCAAGATCATCCCAGAGGAACATGTAGTCGGGGTGGAGAAAGATCCCTTTCCGTGCCATTTCAATTGCTTCTGATTCATTCAGGGGCCTGCTTTTGCCACCCTCAAGAATCCACCACTCATGACAGTAGACTCCGGGGGCAAGAGGATGGTTGTTCTCAAGAAATTCCCCGAAACTAACAAGCATCTCACCGACATCAATGATTTCCGCGATGCTGTTCATCAAAGGGAGAGCCTCTTTTGCCGAATCAATCCTGACAACATCACCGTTCAGGAGTTTTAGTGTGGGCCCTTCTATTGTATCCACAGGAACAACACCTGCAGCTTTTCCCGGCCTCTCAACCTTCATCTGAGTCCCTACGGCAAGGAAATCACCAAGAAGGTGGAGGGTTGCAGGGTTAAAACCGGCGGCTGCAAAACCGGTGTTCCTTGATCTTCCGTAACGAAGCCTGAAACCCCCCTGTCTCATAGGATAAGAAAAAACCGGCCTTCCACCGATTAAATCACGGATATACTTGTCTTTTGGCTTGATCTTCGGGCCGTCTTTTTTCTCCTCATCATCATCGCTGCTCTTGGAAGCCGCTCCGGAAACAAGCACATCAAGCCATTCCCAGCCCTCCATCCTGACTTTTCTGACAATCTTCTGAATTTTCGGAGCTTTAAGACCCATACCCTCGGCAACGACAAGCGCCATACCACCCCTTACGGTGTTTGTCTCAACCCTCTCAAGATTCCTGTAACCTGATACCTCAACCCTCTCTGTCGGCTCACCTTCCACACATACAGGGCAGTTTCTGATAATATGCCTTAGATCATCATCGGAAGGGAGATACTGAAGACTAAGGATAGAGTTGTATTTTTTTATCTCCTCAACATACCTCTCGACCTCTTCCTCACGGGGTATGTAGCGGTTCATTCCAAGACCCTTCCTGACATAATCCCCGACAAGAACCGAGAGTGCCTGGGCCGTTCCTCCGGCACTTCTGATAGGCCCTGCATAATAGATCTTCAGGTATTCCGTTCCGTCGTCGTTTTTGCCGATGCCGATTTTTCCTATTCCTTCGGTAGGCGCCGCTACCACACCTTCGGTTAAAAGCGCCATTGACGCACGGATTGCATGATCAAGAATCTCTTCCTTTGTATCCTCACCAAATCTTTTTGCAATGAAGTCGTCTCCGATTTTAAGCGACACTTCCTCACGGGACATCTGCTCGCCAAGCTCACGCAGACGGACTGCAACCCCTTTGTAGCCCAAAAGCGCCTCCACCCTGTCGGCGAGATCACTTGCTATTGGAACCTCAACATCAGTACGCGGATCATACCCCTTAGAACGCGCCCCCTTTGCAATCCCTATTGCTTCATTAAGGCCGTCCTCTATTGATTTGAAATATTTTTCCATCTCCGGTGAGGCCTGAATATCCATGGTTGATTATTATGTTCTGCATCAAAGATATAGGCATTTGATAGAGCAGACCAATATAAATCAAAACCATGCGATTTTTACGTAAACAGGCTTTTGCTAAAAATAACCACAAATCAGGGAATATTTTTAATAAAACGGGGCAGACAAAAATTTACAAAGAATTGTAATATATCAGAATTATAAGAATTAATATCAAACAAAAAGGGGATTTTTAAGTAACATGTTCAATATTCGCGCCTTTTCAATTGGAAAAGCACACGAAGAGGTTATAAAATCAATATTAAAGCACGGAGTGTATATCCTGACAGAAGACGGGGAAAAGACACTTGAACTCCCGGAACCGCTCAATATCCATGTGAACAATCCCTTCGCCGACTATATGATAAGCCCTTACAACATGTTCGGTGAAGGAGCAATGAAACAGTATGTCCATGATCTGTTAAACGGAACCGACAGCGAGTTTGTATATACCTATCATGACCGCCTTTTTGACTATCCGCTCTCAAAAGGGGATGGATTTGTCGGAGACGGTGACGGAAAAGGCATTGATCAAATCGCCTACATCATTGAAAAACTAAAAACAGAACCAAATTCAAGAAGGGCGGAGGGAATTACATGGTTCCCCCCAAAAGACACAAATTCCAACAACCCTCCCTGCCTTCAGAGAATCCAGTGCTTTGTCAGGGACAACAAACTTAACATGCATGTTGAATTCCGCTCAAACGACATGCTCTCTGCTCTTGGCGCAAACATGTACGCACTTGTTCATCTGCAGAAAATGATTGCAGATGAACTCAGTGCAGAAATGGGCTGGTATTCCCACACCTCAGTCTCGGCACACATGTACTATGAAAGGGATCATGAAGAGCTGATGAAATACGTTAAAGGGCTCGGACTTATGGATTCCCTGAGACACTTTGATTCGGGCGAACTGATTTCAAAATAAACCTTCGAAATCTCTTTTTTTTAAGACGTTCATTGGAAATTATTTTTCAGGCACCCGTTTTATGAAAATGACAGCATCATTTTCAGGAAAATAAAAAATAAAAATTTAGTTTGCAAATATTACTTCTCAAGCACTTCTTCCACAGCATCAGGCGCATTTGAACAGAGTTTTTCAAGTGTTATAACCGCACATCTGTGTGCTGTATCCTTTGGTTCTGTTTCGCTGATAAACCGGTTGAGCTCTTCAACAGAATCCTCTCCTATTCTGACAAGAGCCCTGGATGCCAATCCGCGTGTAGGCCCGTCATCTTCTAAAAATACCTCAATAAGAGGTTTTACAGCAGGCTTTCCTATCCCTGCAACCGCTGCTGCCGCATACCTCTTTACATTATCATCAGGGTATGTCTTTAAAAGAAGCATGAGGCTGTCAAGTGCAGGTTCACCAATCCTTGCAAGTGCCGATGCCGCATACCAGCGTGAGTCATTATCGGTTTCTGAACTTAGAAGTTCACATAACGCATCCACGGCATCTTCCCCTGCATCAGAGAGAAATGTCACCGCCGCTCTTTTCTCTTCAAGTTCCCCGCTTTTTATGAGCTCAATATTTTTTGTAATATCTTCTTTTGATGTCATGCTATTCAATTCCTGATTTCTATTTTGACCTTACGCATATAATTTATCTTCACTTTGACATCATGCACCGGGATGGTACTAAGAGACATTTGGTATTATCCTCCCCGCCATCTCTTAAAATTTGAATAAAATGTATTTTTTGTCACTTTAGAATGAAAATCCAGTGAAAGTGTGATTAAAATCACAACGTGATTTTCATAGACTGACATTATCTTAGGGCTACATACAAAATTAAAATTGACACAATACAAAAATAATTGTATTATCCCGCTTTTTTACAAATTGAAACGATTTTTGCAAATATAGTGCCAAATAGATATATATTATAAACACAGTAATATGCATATTTCAAACAACGTCAGGTGATTAAAATGACAGGATACGCAAAACTGAATG
Proteins encoded in this region:
- a CDS encoding thymidylate synthase — translated: MFNIRAFSIGKAHEEVIKSILKHGVYILTEDGEKTLELPEPLNIHVNNPFADYMISPYNMFGEGAMKQYVHDLLNGTDSEFVYTYHDRLFDYPLSKGDGFVGDGDGKGIDQIAYIIEKLKTEPNSRRAEGITWFPPKDTNSNNPPCLQRIQCFVRDNKLNMHVEFRSNDMLSALGANMYALVHLQKMIADELSAEMGWYSHTSVSAHMYYERDHEELMKYVKGLGLMDSLRHFDSGELISK
- a CDS encoding HEAT repeat domain-containing protein, with product MTSKEDITKNIELIKSGELEEKRAAVTFLSDAGEDAVDALCELLSSETDNDSRWYAASALARIGEPALDSLMLLLKTYPDDNVKRYAAAAVAGIGKPAVKPLIEVFLEDDGPTRGLASRALVRIGEDSVEELNRFISETEPKDTAHRCAVITLEKLCSNAPDAVEEVLEK